The Sphingomonas sp. LY54 genome includes a region encoding these proteins:
- a CDS encoding amidohydrolase family protein codes for MTWSKLACALLAICCIGAAPDGGTLIRGARVFDGTGAPAATADVLVQGDRIVGVGKGLRTPRGARVVNARGMTLIPGLHDLHTHLRAPGFSAPEDLPKAYGGHLVHGVTTVNDFSVSGEMLAPMRAMTGPGAIAAPNLMLAIRIGVPQGHGTEYGWGDAFTLQATTTRAAEIAMERALAYRPNVIKVFTDGWRYGRSPDLDSMNLPTLKTIVERAHQAGIPVITHTVTLEGAKVAAAAGVDALGHGIGDALVDDELIASMRANGTAYVPTMVVYEPQQDRAFDPAEWAMLRAPERAREEEQKAAAPEPIPAYEARRWTILQENLRRLKAGGVRVGVGTDAGIGGVYQGSSAVREVRVLTQNGFTPAEALAAATSVSAGILRKSEDHGRIAPGQRADLVLVHGRPDERIEDLYAVRRVFVAGREVALPALRRHLDSDTLSPLPTHRMTGPIDTGARSDGRTDLDTLPVETNEAGIDHSHLHHVRGAADQNRLFLYARMGAAPEPFANLVLPLTPGAIQLADARGFTGIAFEARGTGRYALLLESYGISSRETFRTSFSAGEAMREIVIPFSALKSSGAGTLDPARLRALIFRLEGEPGGHATLELGNVRFYR; via the coding sequence ATGACCTGGTCGAAGCTGGCCTGCGCGCTGCTCGCTATCTGCTGCATCGGCGCCGCTCCCGATGGCGGCACGCTGATCCGCGGTGCGCGCGTGTTCGACGGGACCGGCGCGCCCGCCGCCACGGCCGACGTGCTGGTCCAGGGCGACCGGATAGTCGGGGTCGGAAAGGGCCTCCGCACTCCCCGCGGCGCACGCGTGGTGAACGCCCGCGGCATGACCCTCATCCCGGGCCTGCACGATCTGCACACGCATCTTCGCGCCCCGGGCTTCTCGGCGCCGGAAGACCTTCCCAAGGCCTATGGCGGGCACCTCGTCCACGGCGTCACCACGGTCAACGATTTCTCCGTGTCGGGCGAGATGCTGGCGCCGATGCGCGCCATGACCGGACCGGGCGCCATCGCCGCGCCGAACCTGATGCTCGCCATCCGCATCGGCGTGCCCCAGGGCCACGGCACCGAATATGGCTGGGGCGACGCCTTCACGCTGCAGGCGACGACGACGCGCGCCGCCGAGATCGCGATGGAGCGCGCCCTCGCCTATCGGCCCAACGTCATCAAGGTGTTCACCGACGGCTGGCGCTACGGCCGCTCGCCCGACCTCGACAGCATGAACCTGCCGACCTTGAAGACCATCGTCGAGCGCGCGCACCAGGCCGGGATTCCCGTCATTACCCATACCGTCACGCTCGAAGGCGCCAAGGTCGCCGCGGCCGCGGGCGTCGATGCGCTCGGCCATGGCATCGGCGATGCGCTGGTCGACGACGAACTCATCGCCTCCATGCGCGCGAACGGCACGGCTTATGTGCCGACGATGGTGGTCTACGAGCCGCAGCAGGACCGCGCTTTCGATCCGGCCGAATGGGCCATGCTCCGCGCGCCCGAACGCGCCCGCGAGGAAGAGCAGAAGGCCGCGGCGCCCGAGCCGATCCCGGCCTATGAGGCGCGGCGCTGGACGATCCTCCAAGAGAATCTCCGGCGGCTGAAGGCGGGCGGCGTCCGCGTCGGCGTCGGCACCGACGCCGGCATCGGCGGCGTCTATCAGGGCTCGTCGGCGGTGCGCGAGGTCCGCGTGCTCACGCAGAACGGCTTCACGCCGGCCGAGGCGCTCGCCGCGGCGACCAGCGTCAGCGCCGGCATTCTCCGGAAAAGCGAGGATCATGGCCGCATCGCGCCCGGGCAGCGCGCGGACCTCGTCCTCGTCCACGGCCGCCCCGACGAGCGGATCGAGGACCTTTACGCCGTCCGCCGCGTCTTCGTCGCCGGGCGCGAGGTCGCCTTGCCGGCGCTCCGCCGTCATCTCGATTCCGACACGCTTTCGCCGCTGCCGACACACCGGATGACGGGACCGATCGATACCGGCGCGCGCAGCGACGGCCGCACCGACCTCGACACGCTGCCGGTCGAGACCAACGAAGCCGGCATCGATCACAGCCATCTGCACCATGTCCGCGGGGCGGCCGATCAGAACCGCCTGTTCCTCTACGCGCGCATGGGCGCGGCGCCGGAGCCCTTTGCCAATCTCGTGCTGCCGCTGACGCCCGGCGCGATCCAGCTTGCCGACGCGCGCGGCTTCACCGGCATCGCGTTCGAGGCGCGCGGCACCGGGCGCTACGCCTTGCTGCTCGAAAGCTACGGCATCTCGTCCCGCGAGACGTTCCGCACCAGCTTCAGCGCCGGCGAGGCCATGCGCGAGATCGTCATCCCGTTCAGCGCGCTGAAGAGTTCAGGCGCAGGGACGCTCGATCCGGCACGGCTGCGTGCTCTGATCTTCCGGCTGGAGGGCGAGCCCGGCGGCCACGCCACGCTCGAGCTCGGCAACGTCCGCTTCTACCGCTAG
- a CDS encoding S9 family peptidase: protein MAVRTFVRFWLALIGLSLTQPAFAQPRDRLAEALALPVASDLAGARDVPRFAWIENEAGVRNIWVATRGQPARKLTAFTDDDGQQLSGLVVSNDGASLAYVRGGDAEFPEQQDLPNTGTAPLTPAQQVFVLAAEGGAPIPLGQGHSPVFSPDGRQLAFTRRGELWLWSRAAKARRIAKVDGQIERLSWSPDGTLLLFSEDRGEHSYVATLGADGQRLTYLDPGFGHSVDPVFSPDGRQVAFIRYLSAPAAAAPGSGGPYWSIRVVDLATGAARILWTPPVGQGGRYAGTRSRNLFWSRDGQILFPWARTDWLHVYALDAAKGGQPRALTGGSFEVETFLIDDARDTLLYAANADHIDRRRVWRRPLRGGAPVRLGSGEAMHFFPALAGGEVAAIATGVSTPAHPVLLGDRTEPLAQVPTAAGFVAPQAVTFRAADGVEIHGQLFRARGKGKRPALLFIHGGPRRQMLLGFHPSSYYSKTYAMNQHLASLGYHVLAVNYRGGTGYGQAFREAPETGREGASEYRDILAAGRWLAAQGDVDPSRIGLWGGSWGGYLTALGLARDSDLFASGVDLHGVHSLLRALPNTLSPDAQAKARQLQWESSPLGAIETWRSPVLLIHGDDDRNVPFAQSLLLARELAARNIPYRELVFPNERHSFFRHDSWLRALRATEDFLDLTLMRKEPLR, encoded by the coding sequence ATGGCAGTTCGTACGTTTGTCCGCTTCTGGCTCGCCCTCATCGGCCTGTCGCTCACGCAACCCGCATTCGCGCAGCCGCGCGACCGACTGGCCGAAGCGCTCGCTCTGCCCGTGGCGAGCGACCTCGCCGGCGCGCGCGACGTTCCCCGCTTCGCCTGGATCGAAAATGAAGCCGGCGTGCGCAACATCTGGGTCGCGACGCGCGGCCAGCCCGCACGGAAGCTGACCGCCTTCACCGACGATGACGGGCAGCAGCTGTCCGGTCTCGTCGTCAGCAACGATGGCGCCAGTCTCGCCTACGTGCGCGGCGGCGACGCGGAGTTTCCTGAGCAGCAGGACCTGCCCAACACCGGAACCGCGCCGCTGACGCCGGCCCAGCAGGTCTTCGTTCTCGCAGCGGAAGGCGGCGCTCCGATCCCATTGGGCCAGGGCCATTCCCCGGTCTTTTCGCCCGATGGCCGGCAGCTCGCCTTCACCCGGCGGGGCGAGCTCTGGCTCTGGTCGCGCGCGGCCAAGGCCCGGCGCATCGCCAAAGTCGACGGCCAGATCGAGCGGCTTTCCTGGTCGCCGGACGGCACTTTGTTGCTCTTCTCCGAGGATCGCGGCGAGCACAGCTATGTCGCCACGCTCGGCGCGGACGGCCAGCGGCTGACCTATCTCGATCCGGGCTTCGGCCATTCGGTCGACCCGGTCTTCTCGCCGGACGGCCGCCAGGTGGCCTTCATCCGCTACCTTTCGGCCCCCGCCGCGGCTGCTCCGGGCAGCGGCGGTCCCTATTGGTCGATCCGCGTCGTCGACCTCGCCACTGGCGCCGCACGCATCCTCTGGACCCCGCCCGTAGGCCAGGGTGGCCGCTATGCAGGGACGCGCAGCCGCAACCTTTTCTGGAGCCGGGACGGCCAGATCCTGTTCCCATGGGCGCGCACCGACTGGCTCCACGTCTATGCGCTCGACGCGGCCAAAGGCGGCCAGCCCCGCGCCCTCACTGGCGGCAGCTTCGAGGTCGAGACCTTCCTCATCGACGACGCGCGCGACACGCTGCTCTACGCCGCCAATGCCGACCATATCGACCGCCGCCGCGTCTGGCGCCGGCCGCTGCGGGGCGGTGCGCCGGTGCGGCTCGGCAGTGGCGAGGCGATGCACTTCTTCCCCGCCCTTGCCGGCGGCGAAGTGGCGGCGATCGCGACGGGCGTCTCGACGCCGGCCCACCCCGTTCTGCTCGGCGATCGCACCGAACCGCTCGCGCAGGTCCCGACGGCAGCCGGCTTCGTCGCTCCGCAAGCAGTGACCTTCCGCGCCGCGGACGGCGTCGAGATTCACGGCCAGCTCTTCCGCGCCCGCGGCAAGGGCAAGCGCCCGGCCCTGCTCTTCATCCACGGCGGCCCGCGCCGACAGATGCTGCTCGGCTTCCACCCGTCGAGCTATTATTCGAAGACCTATGCGATGAACCAGCATCTGGCTTCGCTCGGCTATCATGTGCTGGCGGTGAACTATCGCGGCGGCACCGGCTACGGCCAGGCCTTCCGCGAAGCGCCGGAAACGGGCCGCGAGGGCGCGTCGGAATATCGCGACATCCTCGCCGCCGGCCGCTGGCTGGCCGCTCAGGGCGACGTCGACCCTTCCCGCATCGGCCTCTGGGGCGGCAGCTGGGGCGGCTATCTCACCGCGCTCGGCCTCGCCCGCGACAGCGATCTGTTCGCGTCCGGAGTCGATCTCCACGGCGTCCACAGCCTGCTGCGCGCCTTGCCCAACACGCTTTCGCCCGACGCGCAAGCGAAAGCCCGCCAGCTGCAGTGGGAGTCCTCGCCGCTCGGCGCGATCGAGACCTGGCGCTCGCCCGTCCTGCTCATCCACGGCGACGACGACCGCAATGTGCCCTTCGCGCAGTCCTTGCTCCTCGCCCGCGAGCTCGCCGCCCGCAACATCCCCTATCGCGAACTCGTCTTCCCCAACGAGCGGCACAGCTTCTTCCGCCACGACAGCTGGCTGCGCGCGCTGCGCGCGACCGAGGACTTTCTCGATCTCACCCTGATGCGCAAGGAGCCCCTGCGATGA
- the dacB gene encoding D-alanyl-D-alanine carboxypeptidase/D-alanyl-D-alanine-endopeptidase, with the protein MSAARLPTLLAASLALAIGTASPAFTQPQPPLQQRVAATLAEAGPGTRFGLVVTNMDGSDLVAINPDSRFIPASNTKMLTTAAVFANMTALDQPDTAGGAAVRLERGKGKTPDVILSGGGDARLSSAPDCVANCLAALADAVAAQTRRVGNVIGDDSLLPDQRWSPGMSWNNIQSRYGTAISALTLDDNELAIRVLPGKAGERPTLDMLPYYMVENLATTAVDGKTELEFHRMPNSRHVRLTGTIAAGAEPATLHLGIDDPAHFAAWRFRQLLEARGVKVKGDVEARHRPLTRADDPEYRKGAPVSRPAEPEALARLTPPPLAEDLVHVNKVSQNLHSELLMRRLGLVAGSGSIEDGVAAVAKMMGQAGVPRTAWDLSDGSGMSTYNRVSPRATASLLRWAATQPWGADWHKTFPIAGVDGTLARRFRGTPLEGKLAAKTGTLNATNALSGYMTARSGKTLIFSFYANDVPGDAGATAVMDRALALIAAEN; encoded by the coding sequence ATGTCAGCAGCCCGCCTTCCCACGCTCCTCGCCGCCTCGCTCGCCTTGGCCATCGGCACGGCATCGCCGGCCTTCACCCAACCGCAGCCGCCGCTCCAGCAGCGCGTCGCGGCGACCCTGGCCGAAGCCGGGCCCGGCACGCGCTTCGGGCTGGTCGTGACGAATATGGACGGAAGCGACCTGGTCGCGATCAATCCCGACAGCCGCTTCATCCCGGCTTCCAACACCAAGATGCTGACCACCGCCGCGGTCTTCGCGAACATGACGGCGCTCGATCAGCCGGACACGGCCGGCGGCGCGGCGGTGCGGCTCGAACGCGGCAAGGGCAAGACGCCCGACGTGATCCTGTCGGGCGGGGGCGATGCGCGGCTGTCGAGCGCGCCCGATTGCGTCGCGAACTGCCTCGCGGCCCTGGCCGATGCGGTCGCGGCGCAGACGCGCCGGGTCGGCAATGTCATCGGCGACGACAGCCTGCTGCCCGACCAGCGCTGGAGTCCGGGCATGAGCTGGAACAACATCCAGTCGCGCTACGGCACCGCGATTTCGGCACTGACGCTCGACGATAACGAGCTGGCGATCCGGGTCCTGCCGGGCAAGGCGGGCGAGCGGCCGACGCTCGACATGCTGCCTTATTATATGGTCGAGAATCTCGCCACGACGGCCGTCGACGGAAAGACCGAGCTCGAATTCCATCGCATGCCGAACAGCCGTCATGTGCGCCTGACCGGCACGATCGCCGCCGGCGCGGAGCCGGCAACTCTGCACCTCGGCATCGACGATCCGGCTCATTTCGCCGCCTGGCGCTTCCGCCAACTGCTCGAGGCGCGCGGCGTCAAGGTGAAGGGCGACGTCGAGGCGCGTCACCGGCCGCTGACGCGCGCTGACGATCCCGAATATCGCAAGGGCGCCCCGGTGTCCCGACCCGCCGAACCGGAAGCGCTGGCGCGGCTCACGCCGCCGCCGCTTGCGGAGGATTTGGTGCACGTCAACAAGGTCAGCCAGAATCTCCATTCCGAGCTGCTGATGCGTCGCCTCGGCCTCGTCGCCGGCTCCGGATCGATCGAGGACGGCGTGGCCGCGGTCGCCAAGATGATGGGGCAGGCGGGCGTTCCGCGGACGGCCTGGGATCTGTCGGATGGCTCGGGCATGTCGACCTATAACCGCGTTTCGCCCCGCGCCACGGCCAGTTTGCTGCGCTGGGCGGCGACGCAGCCGTGGGGCGCGGACTGGCACAAGACCTTCCCGATCGCCGGCGTGGACGGCACGCTCGCCCGCCGCTTCCGCGGCACGCCGCTGGAGGGGAAGCTGGCCGCCAAGACCGGGACGCTCAACGCGACCAACGCGCTGTCGGGCTACATGACCGCGCGCAGCGGCAAGACCTTGATCTTCTCCTTCTACGCCAACGACGTCCCCGGAGACGCCGGCGCCACGGCCGTGATGGACAGGGCCCTCGCGCTGATCGCTGCGGAGAATTGA
- a CDS encoding serine hydrolase, producing the protein MIEQAFAPAREAVESGRIPGATLGIVAADGRRAIRVAGMAALVPEAEPLTEKHWFDLASVSKVIATTHMILSLAEQGRIDLDRPLTDAIPDLRQYDVANAAERKLTFRDCLAHRTFLPAVEPIYTYGDDPSRLRAFVLQREWRHGPPVYSDINFILLGIAIERITGQSLREWPLGPGLSYGPPPGPAVATEACAWRGRVMKGEVHDENAWALGGAPGHAGLFGTVAGVLDYAQGLLDGSGASPFILEAIRRPAYDHRTCGWERRFLGWPGGDACSNQTIGHTGFTGTGLWLDFERGLGWTLLTNRVHPSRHGETAIMDLRRATGDAVIAA; encoded by the coding sequence ATGATCGAACAGGCATTCGCCCCCGCCCGCGAGGCGGTCGAATCCGGGCGCATTCCCGGCGCGACGCTCGGCATCGTCGCGGCCGACGGGCGCCGGGCGATACGCGTTGCCGGGATGGCCGCCCTGGTGCCGGAGGCGGAGCCGTTGACCGAGAAACACTGGTTCGATCTCGCCTCCGTCTCCAAGGTGATCGCCACCACCCACATGATCCTGTCGCTGGCCGAGCAGGGCCGGATCGACCTCGATCGTCCGCTCACGGACGCGATCCCGGACCTGCGCCAATATGATGTCGCGAACGCAGCCGAACGCAAGCTGACCTTCCGCGACTGCCTCGCCCACCGCACCTTCCTTCCCGCGGTCGAGCCGATCTACACCTATGGCGACGACCCAAGCCGCCTGCGCGCCTTCGTGCTCCAGCGCGAGTGGCGCCACGGCCCGCCGGTTTACTCCGACATCAACTTCATTCTGCTCGGCATCGCGATCGAGCGGATCACCGGGCAATCGCTGCGGGAGTGGCCGCTCGGCCCCGGCCTTTCCTACGGCCCGCCGCCCGGCCCTGCGGTAGCCACCGAAGCCTGCGCGTGGCGGGGACGCGTCATGAAGGGCGAGGTTCATGACGAAAATGCCTGGGCGCTCGGCGGCGCGCCGGGCCATGCCGGGCTGTTCGGCACGGTCGCCGGCGTGCTCGATTACGCGCAGGGACTGCTGGACGGCAGCGGCGCCTCGCCCTTCATCCTGGAGGCGATCCGGAGGCCGGCCTACGATCACCGCACCTGCGGCTGGGAGCGGCGCTTCCTCGGCTGGCCGGGCGGCGACGCCTGCTCGAACCAGACGATCGGCCATACCGGCTTCACCGGAACCGGCCTGTGGCTGGATTTCGAGCGCGGCCTTGGCTGGACCCTGCTCACGAACCGCGTCCACCCGTCCCGCCATGGCGAGACCGCGATCATGGACCTGCGCCGCGCCACCGGCGATGCCGTCATCGCCGCCTGA
- a CDS encoding permease produces MASQAESSIALAGQVVPPGFGRQALYVLLGFSAGLPFYMFSTVLSLRLQAHEVGLVVIGFFAWVQLLPTFKFLWAPLLDRFEVPGFGRFWGKRRGWIMLAQLGIFVSMATMGLTASDQNLGITALFAVLLAFWTTTLEVAADAWRIELAPTQAEQGPIAAANLWGYRTAMVAAGSGALLLADLPGWGWAGAYLAIATVAFLPFPLLVAMRPDPGHGGSRVRALVTGLGASVVILGGATAIVAALGWLLLGAAAGIGISGETNVTPFVLVICMLPFLLMAAALPRIRKLPPGAPARRSVAIGPYVDFFWRYGFMALALMAFVSIYRMGDVLALNLSKPMIRNLGYSFTEIGLADSYVALVASIVGVGLGGWMAARWPAGWALAVGACFAALGNFGFVWLAHQPVDGLALYVATAADQFGNGMAGAVFVVYLSMLVNPRYPGAQYAFLSGFAFLLPRLLSGAGGGIVEAFDSAGYRGFDLFFALSGVLSLAALLFLPLIVRARPRAADDA; encoded by the coding sequence ATGGCGTCGCAGGCTGAAAGCAGCATCGCCCTGGCGGGCCAGGTCGTGCCGCCGGGCTTCGGCCGGCAGGCGCTCTACGTGCTGCTCGGCTTCTCCGCGGGCCTGCCCTTCTACATGTTCTCGACCGTGCTGTCGCTCAGGCTGCAGGCGCATGAGGTCGGGCTGGTCGTCATCGGCTTCTTCGCCTGGGTGCAGTTGCTGCCGACGTTCAAGTTCCTGTGGGCGCCTCTGCTCGACCGCTTCGAGGTGCCGGGCTTCGGCCGCTTCTGGGGCAAGCGGCGCGGCTGGATCATGCTCGCCCAGCTCGGCATCTTCGTCTCGATGGCGACGATGGGGCTGACGGCCTCCGACCAGAATCTCGGCATCACGGCCCTCTTCGCCGTATTGCTCGCCTTCTGGACGACGACGCTGGAGGTCGCCGCTGACGCCTGGCGCATCGAGCTGGCGCCGACCCAGGCCGAGCAGGGCCCGATCGCCGCCGCCAATCTCTGGGGCTATCGCACCGCCATGGTCGCGGCCGGGAGCGGCGCCTTGCTGCTCGCCGATTTGCCGGGCTGGGGCTGGGCCGGCGCCTATCTGGCCATCGCCACCGTCGCTTTCCTCCCCTTCCCTTTGCTGGTCGCGATGCGGCCCGACCCCGGCCATGGCGGCAGCCGCGTCCGCGCGCTTGTCACCGGCCTCGGCGCGAGCGTCGTCATCCTGGGCGGGGCGACCGCGATCGTCGCCGCGTTGGGCTGGCTCCTGCTCGGTGCCGCCGCCGGCATCGGCATCAGCGGCGAGACCAATGTCACGCCGTTCGTGCTGGTGATCTGCATGTTGCCGTTCCTGCTGATGGCGGCCGCCCTGCCCCGGATCCGCAAGCTCCCGCCGGGCGCGCCGGCGCGGCGATCGGTCGCGATCGGCCCCTATGTCGATTTCTTCTGGCGCTACGGCTTCATGGCGCTGGCGCTGATGGCGTTCGTTTCGATCTATCGGATGGGCGACGTGCTCGCCCTCAACCTGTCCAAGCCGATGATCCGCAATCTCGGTTATTCCTTCACCGAGATTGGCCTCGCCGATTCCTACGTGGCGCTGGTCGCCAGCATCGTCGGCGTCGGCCTCGGCGGCTGGATGGCGGCGCGCTGGCCGGCCGGATGGGCGCTCGCCGTCGGCGCGTGCTTCGCCGCTCTCGGCAATTTCGGCTTCGTCTGGCTCGCCCACCAGCCGGTCGACGGACTGGCGCTCTATGTCGCCACCGCGGCCGACCAGTTCGGCAACGGCATGGCCGGGGCGGTCTTCGTGGTCTATCTCTCGATGCTGGTGAACCCGCGCTATCCGGGCGCGCAATATGCCTTCCTGTCGGGCTTCGCCTTCCTGCTGCCGCGGCTGCTGTCGGGCGCGGGCGGCGGGATCGTCGAGGCGTTCGACAGCGCCGGCTATCGCGGCTTCGATCTCTTCTTCGCGCTGTCGGGCGTGCTGAGCCTGGCGGCCTTGCTGTTCCTGCCGCTCATCGTCCGCGCCCGACCGCGCGCTGCGGATGATGCCTGA
- a CDS encoding TonB-dependent receptor domain-containing protein produces the protein MAGAASAQATDATAQTSATTAEENRDILITGTRIVRDGYQAPTPLTVLTQEDIQNSSPTNNIADFVNQLPSLAGSTRPSNSRLNLSSGQAGINALNLRNLGEVRTLVLLDGRRSVASTITGLVDVNTIPQMLVDRVEVVTGGASATYGSDAVGGVVNFILDKKFEGLKIEADSGITGHGDGFNYSFGAAGGTSFADGRGHIILSGEIAHRDGIFEVDRDWNHTGFVRITNPAYNATTNSSVPQFLVRTQVGSTSSTPGSIILNSAGGTANRLRGIYFGPGGSVNQFQYGALSFPSPTGSSPPTLTQGGDWRVNDTGRRIGLDAEDDRRSLFGRVSFDVADGVSLFAEASYNWQEVLFNAGPNLSSTTSAPNRANVGVGSAGASTLAGDNAFLILALGQQQLADITAVTIGTSAADLPYRQANNKREVQRYVIGAEGDFEMFGNRATWDVYGQYGRADLREQLRNIMHTQRIANAVDAVFSVPGDTTSPIVCRINADANPNNNDAGCVPLNRLGIGVANPAAIPYILGDPYRDEVVEQFVTGANLNFTPFATWAGDVSVAVGGEYREEKITGFVPTEFQPVITPNPAGGVTTLNAWSVGNYLPTNGKYDVKEAYLETVVPLGFGLEFNGAARFTDYSSSGSVTTWRAGATWQPIDDIRFRVTRSRDIRAPNLNELFQAGSSNTDSVRNPFFVPGQQNPGPGTGVFGSSISYSATATGNPNLRPEKADSWNLGAVVSPRFLPGFSASVDYFRIEMNDVIDFLSAQDIVDRCFEGNAEYCAAITQDPNSSARILLRNQPFNFASKLVRGVDFDASYRLPLANVFAGADGTFTLRGVATRYIDNITDTGVSGVTPVNTVGANGGQYSTPTWIYRINASYDTSGYSLTAVGRGVSSGKYVANGIECQTTCPVSTSQFPTYDNNHVSGAFYVDLNATVKFDALGRGDGAFFINVTNVFDAKPILLPETGLAANSTYSDLLGRAFRAGVRLKLR, from the coding sequence ATGGCAGGGGCTGCCTCGGCGCAGGCCACGGACGCGACGGCGCAAACCAGTGCGACGACAGCCGAAGAGAATCGGGACATCCTCATCACCGGTACGCGCATCGTCCGCGACGGGTATCAGGCGCCCACTCCGCTCACCGTACTGACCCAGGAGGACATCCAGAATTCCTCCCCGACCAACAATATTGCCGACTTCGTCAACCAGCTGCCCTCGCTCGCCGGTTCGACGCGGCCGTCCAACTCGCGCCTGAACCTCAGCAGCGGCCAGGCCGGCATCAACGCGCTCAACCTGCGCAACCTCGGCGAGGTCCGCACCCTGGTGCTGCTCGACGGCCGGCGCTCGGTCGCCTCGACGATCACCGGCCTGGTCGACGTCAACACGATCCCGCAGATGCTGGTCGATCGAGTCGAAGTGGTCACGGGCGGCGCTTCGGCGACCTACGGCTCGGACGCCGTCGGCGGCGTCGTCAACTTTATCCTCGACAAGAAGTTCGAGGGGCTGAAGATCGAGGCCGACAGCGGCATCACCGGCCACGGCGACGGCTTTAACTATTCGTTCGGCGCCGCCGGCGGCACGTCCTTCGCCGACGGCCGTGGCCATATCATCCTGAGCGGCGAGATCGCCCATCGCGACGGTATCTTCGAGGTGGACCGCGACTGGAACCACACCGGCTTCGTGCGCATCACCAATCCGGCTTACAATGCGACGACGAACAGCAGCGTCCCGCAATTCCTGGTCCGCACCCAGGTCGGCTCGACCAGTTCGACCCCGGGCAGCATCATCCTCAACTCCGCGGGCGGGACGGCGAACCGGCTGCGCGGTATCTATTTCGGCCCGGGCGGATCGGTGAACCAGTTCCAGTACGGCGCGCTGAGCTTCCCGTCGCCGACCGGCTCGTCCCCTCCGACGCTGACACAGGGCGGCGATTGGCGGGTCAACGATACGGGGCGCCGCATCGGCCTCGACGCCGAGGACGATCGCCGCAGCCTGTTCGGCCGCGTGAGCTTCGACGTTGCCGACGGCGTCAGCCTGTTCGCCGAAGCCTCGTATAATTGGCAGGAAGTGCTCTTCAATGCGGGCCCGAACCTGTCGTCGACCACCAGCGCGCCGAATCGTGCCAACGTGGGCGTCGGCTCAGCGGGTGCGAGCACGCTCGCGGGCGACAACGCCTTCCTGATCCTGGCGCTGGGTCAGCAGCAGCTTGCCGACATCACCGCGGTGACGATCGGCACGAGCGCCGCCGATCTTCCCTACCGGCAGGCGAACAACAAGCGCGAGGTGCAGCGTTATGTGATCGGCGCCGAGGGCGATTTCGAGATGTTCGGCAACCGGGCGACGTGGGACGTCTATGGCCAATACGGTCGGGCCGATCTCCGCGAGCAGCTCCGCAACATCATGCACACCCAGCGTATCGCGAACGCCGTGGATGCGGTGTTCTCGGTGCCCGGCGACACGACGAGCCCGATCGTCTGCCGCATCAATGCGGACGCCAACCCGAACAACAACGACGCCGGGTGCGTCCCGCTCAACCGCCTCGGCATCGGCGTCGCCAATCCGGCGGCGATCCCGTACATCCTCGGCGATCCCTATCGCGACGAGGTGGTGGAGCAGTTCGTCACCGGTGCGAACCTCAACTTCACGCCGTTCGCGACCTGGGCCGGCGATGTCAGCGTCGCCGTCGGCGGCGAATATCGCGAGGAGAAGATCACGGGCTTCGTGCCCACCGAGTTCCAGCCGGTGATCACGCCCAATCCGGCCGGCGGCGTCACCACGCTCAATGCCTGGTCGGTCGGCAACTATCTGCCGACAAACGGCAAATATGACGTGAAGGAGGCCTATCTCGAGACGGTGGTGCCGCTCGGCTTCGGCCTCGAATTCAACGGCGCGGCACGCTTCACCGACTATTCGAGCTCGGGCTCGGTCACGACCTGGCGTGCCGGCGCGACGTGGCAGCCCATCGACGATATCCGCTTCCGTGTCACGCGCTCGCGCGACATCCGCGCGCCCAACCTGAACGAGCTGTTCCAGGCGGGTTCCTCGAACACCGACTCGGTGCGCAACCCGTTCTTCGTTCCGGGGCAGCAGAATCCCGGACCGGGCACCGGCGTCTTCGGATCGAGCATTTCTTACTCGGCGACCGCCACCGGCAATCCCAACCTGCGTCCGGAAAAGGCCGATTCGTGGAATCTCGGCGCGGTCGTTTCGCCGCGTTTCCTGCCGGGCTTCAGCGCCTCCGTCGATTATTTCCGCATCGAGATGAACGACGTGATCGACTTCCTCTCGGCGCAGGACATTGTCGACCGCTGCTTCGAGGGCAATGCGGAATATTGCGCCGCCATCACCCAGGATCCGAACAGCTCGGCACGCATCCTGCTGCGCAACCAGCCGTTCAACTTCGCCAGCAAGCTCGTGCGCGGCGTCGACTTCGACGCTTCCTACAGGCTGCCTCTGGCGAATGTCTTTGCTGGCGCCGACGGCACCTTCACGCTGCGCGGCGTGGCGACGCGCTACATCGACAACATCACCGACACGGGCGTTTCCGGGGTGACCCCCGTCAATACCGTCGGCGCCAACGGCGGCCAGTACAGCACGCCGACGTGGATCTACCGCATCAACGCCAGCTACGACACGTCGGGCTACTCGCTGACGGCGGTGGGACGCGGCGTGAGCTCCGGCAAATATGTCGCCAACGGCATCGAGTGCCAGACCACCTGTCCGGTCTCGACCTCGCAATTCCCGACCTATGACAACAATCACGTGTCGGGCGCCTTCTACGTCGATCTCAACGCGACCGTGAAGTTCGACGCGCTCGGCCGCGGCGACGGGGCCTTCTTCATCAACGTCACCAACGTGTTCGATGCCAAGCCGATCCTCCTCCCGGAGACCGGCCTGGCGGCGAACAGCACCTATAGCGACCTGCTCGGACGCGCCTTCCGCGCCGGCGTTCGCCTGAAGCTGCGCTAA